The Mastomys coucha isolate ucsf_1 unplaced genomic scaffold, UCSF_Mcou_1 pScaffold4, whole genome shotgun sequence genome has a segment encoding these proteins:
- the LOC116076493 gene encoding olfactory receptor 1073, with the protein MKQQNGTQNLQFLLLGLSENTELQPLIYWLFLSMYLVTVWGNLIIILATVSDFHLHTPMYFFLCNLSFVDICLTSSTIPKMLVNVHVHHKAISYEGCIMQIYFFTLFVGLDNFLLAVMAYDRFVAICHPLRYTSIMTPQLCMSLILVSWITSSLNSSLQSFLVMQLSFCTDVEIPHFFCELSMLVHLACSDTFLSDMAMNVLAALLGGGCLIGILYSYSKIVSSIRAISSAKGKYKAFSTCVSHLSVVSLFYCTLLGVYLSSAMTQNSHSTAIASLMYTVITPMLNPFIYSLRNNDIKRALKKNFVKEKLEN; encoded by the coding sequence ATGAAACAACAGAATGGTACTCAGAATTTACAGTTTCTCCTCCTGGGACTTTCAGAGAACACAGAACTGCAGCCTCTCATATATTGGCTCTTCCTTTCCATGTACCTTGTGACCGTTTGGGGGAATCTTATCATCATCCTGGCCACAGTTTCAGACTTCCAcctgcacacacccatgtacttcttcctttgCAACCTGTCCTTTGTGGACATCTGCCTAACCTCCTCCACCATCCCCAAGATGCTGGTAAATGTTCATGTGCACCACAAGGCCATAAGTTATGAAGGCTGCATcatgcaaatttatttttttacattatttgtagggctggataaCTTCCTCCTAGCTGTAATGGCTTATGACCGGTTTGTGGCCATCTGTCACCCCCTGCGCTACACAAGCATTATGACACCTCAGCTCTGTATGTCACTAATTCTGGTGTCTTGGATCACAAGTTCCCTGAATTCTTCATTACAAAGCTTTCTTGTGATGCAGCTTTCCTTCTGTACTGATGTGGAAATTCCACATTTTTTCTGTGAACTTAGCATGTTGGTTCACCTTGCCTGTTCTGACACTTTTTTAAGTGATATGGCAATGAATGTATTAGCTGCACTGCTGGGTGGTGGTTGTCTTATAGGCATCCTTTACTCTTATTCCAAAATAGTGTCCTCTATACGGGCAATCTCCTCAGCAAAAGGAAAGTACAAAGCATTTTCTACCTGTGTGTCTCACCTTTCTGTTGTCTCCTTATTTTATTGTACCCTCTTGGGAGTATACCTCAGTTCTGCTATGACCCAAAACTCACACTCTACTGCAATAGCTTCATTGATGTACACTGTCATCACTCCAATGCTAAACCCTTTCATCTATAGTCTGAGGAACAATGATATCAAGAGGGCTCTGAAGAAGAACTTTGTGAAAGAGAAACTAGAAAATTGA
- the LOC116076494 gene encoding olfactory receptor 7A17-like, which translates to MEPGNDTQLSEFFLLGFSENQPQIQPLIFGLFLSMYLVTVIGNALIIMAIIVDSHLHTPMYIFLSNLSFVDICFTSTTVPQMLVNIHTQSKVITYAGCITQMYFLLLFSGLDIFLLTVMAYDRYVAICHPLHYMIIMSTRRCGLLILACWVIGVLNSLLHSFLVLRLSFCTNLEIPHFFCELNQVVHEACSDTFLNDMVIYITAMILAVGPLSGILYSYSKIVSSIRAISSAQGKYKAFSTCASHLSVVSLFYCTLLGVYLSSAVTQNSHATATASLMYTVVTPMLNPFIYSLRNKDIKTALKILLGNVTRSRPMDSPP; encoded by the coding sequence ATGGAACCAGGAAATGACACCCAGCtttcagaattctttcttctGGGATTTTCAGAGAATCAACCCCAAATTCAGCCTCTCATATTTGGACTGTTCCTCTCCATGTATCTAGTGACTGTCATTGGGAACGCACTCATTATCATGGCCATCATTGTTGACTCCCACCTGCATACACCCATGTACATTTTCCTCTCTAATCTGTCCTTTGTGGACATTTGCTTCACCTCCACCACTGTCCCACAGATGCTGgtgaacattcacacacagagcAAGGTCATCACCTACGCAGGCTGCATCACCCAGATGTACTTCTTACTGCTTTTTTCAGGGTTAGACATCTTTCTGCTAACtgtgatggcctatgaccgctatgtggccatctgtcaCCCCCTGCATTACATGATCATCATGAGCACAAGACGCTGTGGATTGCTGATTCTGGCATGCTGGGTTATAGGTGTTTTGAATTCCTTACTACACAGCTTTTTGGTGTTACGGCTGTCATTCTGCACAAACTTGGAAATCCCTCATTTTTTCTGTGAACTTAATCAAGTTGTACATGAGGCCTGTTCTGACACCTTTCTTAATGACATGGTGATTTACATTACAGCCATGATTCTGGCTGTGGGCCCTCTTTCTGGTATCCTTTACTCTTACTCTAAGATAGTGTCCTCCATTCGTGCAATCTCCTCAGCTCAGGGGAAGTACAAAGCATTTTCCACCTGCGCATCTCACCTCTCAGTTGTCTCCTTATTTTATTGCACCCTCCTGGGTGTGTACCTCAGTTCTGCTGTGACCCAAAACTCACATGCCACTGCAACAGCTTCATTAATGTACACTGTGGTCACTCCCATGCTGAATCCCTTCATTTACAGTCTGAGGAACAAAGACATAAAGACAGCTCTGAAAATTCTGTTAGGGAACGTAACTAGAAGCAGACCAATGGATTCACCTCCATAA